One region of Sulfuricurvum sp. IAE1 genomic DNA includes:
- a CDS encoding response regulator: MIRLMIVDDEASIGTMLEKALGRTGDIKVTYFDNPLSALSRFRAGEFDGVLLDIMMPQRDGLSVLEEIKAKDPECVVIMMTAYSTLDKVLQSHKIGADHYVLKPFDSLAAVEKKVRELIPNR, encoded by the coding sequence ATGATCCGTTTGATGATTGTAGACGATGAAGCGTCCATCGGGACGATGCTGGAAAAAGCACTGGGGCGCACCGGGGACATCAAGGTGACCTATTTCGATAATCCCCTAAGCGCTTTGAGCCGCTTCAGAGCCGGAGAATTTGACGGCGTACTGCTTGATATCATGATGCCGCAGCGCGACGGGTTGAGCGTACTCGAAGAGATCAAGGCCAAAGATCCCGAATGTGTCGTTATTATGATGACGGCCTATTCGACGCTGGACAAAGTGCTGCAAAGCCACAAGATCGGTGCGGACCATTATGTCCTCAAACCGTTTGATTCTCTTGCCGCCGTTGAGAAAAAAGTTCGGGAACTGATCCCGAATCGCTAA
- a CDS encoding DUF4395 domain-containing protein — MAQQCPLIFRQVDATVTRINTLFVMSGVIAYLVSGIVAILLFLTVDFALRLYGVKHLSPIQNVSLWIQRRLSLPSRMEDAGAKRLAALFGIGFVAAMALFHFLGIAWAVNAVAVIYLFCAALDLFFGYCIACKLYHWTKKIYPKGFE; from the coding sequence ATGGCTCAACAATGCCCACTGATTTTTCGCCAGGTCGATGCTACGGTGACGCGGATCAATACGCTGTTCGTGATGAGCGGGGTAATTGCGTACCTGGTAAGCGGGATCGTGGCGATCCTGCTTTTTTTGACGGTCGATTTCGCGCTTCGTCTCTACGGAGTCAAACATCTCAGTCCGATCCAGAACGTATCCCTATGGATTCAGCGCCGTCTTTCTTTGCCAAGCCGTATGGAAGATGCCGGGGCCAAACGGCTGGCCGCTTTGTTCGGCATCGGGTTTGTCGCGGCGATGGCGCTGTTTCATTTTCTGGGAATCGCATGGGCGGTTAACGCCGTTGCGGTGATTTACCTTTTCTGCGCGGCTTTGGATCTCTTTTTCGGCTACTGCATCGCGTGCAAACTTTACCACTGGACCAAAAAAATCTATCCGAAAGGGTTTGAATAA
- the recO gene encoding recombination protein RecO — protein MQGFIIRLNRAREEDTIVTIIAEESLQTLYRFYGARHSPINVGYKIDFEAEHSLKSSIARLRDVIHLGYPWLGDFERMRLWQQFISLFYPHLKDAEEIGSFYFALLDDAASKWKEQNPKRVAVEAYVRLLEHEGRLHRDMDCFFCDLPIEGDISLIRAFLPAHRQCSHTLSINPKGLEWLYEHASTLFLDDREVERLWYVINEGL, from the coding sequence ATGCAGGGCTTCATCATCCGTCTCAACCGTGCGCGGGAAGAAGATACGATCGTCACCATCATAGCCGAGGAAAGCTTACAGACGCTTTATCGTTTTTACGGCGCACGGCACAGCCCGATCAATGTCGGCTACAAAATCGATTTCGAAGCCGAGCATTCGCTCAAGTCCTCCATCGCCCGACTGCGCGACGTGATTCACCTAGGGTATCCGTGGCTTGGGGATTTTGAACGGATGAGGCTGTGGCAGCAATTTATCTCCCTGTTCTACCCTCACCTCAAAGACGCCGAAGAGATCGGCAGCTTTTATTTTGCCCTTCTCGACGATGCGGCATCCAAATGGAAAGAACAAAACCCCAAACGGGTCGCCGTCGAAGCCTACGTACGCCTCCTGGAACACGAAGGGCGGCTGCACCGCGATATGGACTGTTTTTTTTGCGATCTCCCGATCGAAGGGGACATATCGCTGATTCGCGCTTTTTTACCCGCCCACCGCCAGTGCTCCCACACCCTGAGCATCAATCCCAAAGGGCTCGAATGGCTTTACGAACACGCTTCCACCCTCTTTTTGGACGACCGCGAAGTGGAAAGGCTATGGTACGTCATCAATGAAGGTCTTTGA
- the gltB gene encoding glutamate synthase large subunit: MEYRDLLRSFKDNCGFGLIANIKNRPSHENLENAITALERMMHRGAVAADGKTGDGSGLLLSLPREFMRATAAELGVELPKMYAVAVVFTRDASQLSTLAKVCANNDLKVVLDRVVPVDTNALGEQALATLPEIHHIFITPNSLMASQRFDALVYLSRKETEHALVDDPDFYIASMSTRVVSYKGLIMPTHIKEFYPDLQNEKFKISFALFHQRFSTNTLPKWRLAQPFRAVAHNGEINSVEANRFNVAVKSESIKSDVFTAEEIERLLPILQPGGSDSASADNFFEFLIVNGMDFFKAARAVIPAPWQNAPHMDPELRAFYEYHSTVFEAWDGPAAFSLTDGRYIGCVLDRNGLRPSKYIITDDDTLLIASEYGVIDIPEENIKERGRLQSGQMIGLDLKFGKVLKDEDINNYLKSSNPYMKWLNDHMIYLQEHVEEQYVTRCDYDAANLVARQRFYNITQEVVEQVIEPMIRDGKEAVGSMGDDTPLAAFSTVQRSFSDYFKQRFAQVTNPPIDPIREKVVMSLNTGFGETHNILDEIPSHAHRLKATSPVITREKLDVLKSFGDKNSPRFEPFYANRTFSTAYKGSLKPALEALVDEVVKAVREEGIRIVILDDAGFDAEHKTIPMLMAVGRLSRALLDEKIRHLTSIVACTSEVVDSHGAATLIAYGASAVYPSLLFATVAAHLDEHGKEISCSEAFKSVHHAINSGLLKIMSKMGISTIASYRNSGLFDVMGLSREMVEECFGDSHVLIPGLTYDDIDARLERNHKEAFAAGGFNRMFPLKIGGFYKFYNGQEHHDFSPDVIHAIHRVSKTGKREDFDRLSALVNGRGLKFIRDFFEFKSDRAPIDISEVEPKEAIFKRFASAAMSLGSISPEAHECLAVAMNTIGAQSNSGEGGEDAARFGTLKNSKIKQVASGRFGVTPAYLRSAEEIQIKIAQGAKPGEGGQLPGHKVSGLIARLRYTMPGVTLISPPPHHDIYSIEDLAQLIFDMKQVNPDATVAVKLVSAAGVGTIAAGVAKAYADKIIISGGDGGTGAAPLTSIKFAGNPWELGLSEAHNALKANNLRGLVHVQTDGGLKTGTDIVKAALLGAESYAFGTGALTIIGCKMLRICHVNKCSVGVATQNEKLRKEYFTGTVDQLINYFTYLAEDVRKIMAQLGYRTMEELIGRSDLLRVVDDEFAKKFDFSSVLHREEGVNTCQSRSNEPFDDNAFEKKVLAEVMDAIKHPERGVRVVRDICNLNRSFGARISGEIAQYYGDAGLKEDTIRIDLKGIAGQALGAFLINGVSIRLDGVANDYIGKGMHGGKIVIKSQNQGEAFSAGGNTCLYGATGGKLFIAGSVGERFAVRNSGALAIVEGTGDNACEYMTGGVAVILGKTGINFGAGMTGGFAFVYDADHSFVENVNRELVDALRIDTDDGDEARHYLKRLLKEYVTETESEKAKELLKNFRVEIRNFWLVRPKNLTKLPLNPDKGD, from the coding sequence GTGGAATACCGAGATTTATTACGTTCATTCAAAGACAACTGCGGGTTTGGTCTGATCGCCAACATCAAAAACCGCCCTTCGCACGAAAACCTCGAAAACGCGATTACCGCGCTCGAGCGGATGATGCACCGCGGCGCCGTCGCGGCGGACGGAAAAACGGGGGACGGCAGCGGACTGCTCCTTTCCCTTCCCCGCGAGTTCATGCGCGCTACCGCGGCGGAGCTGGGAGTAGAACTCCCTAAAATGTACGCCGTTGCGGTGGTGTTCACCCGTGATGCGTCCCAACTCTCAACGCTGGCAAAAGTATGTGCCAACAACGACCTCAAAGTGGTGCTGGACCGTGTCGTTCCGGTCGATACGAACGCGCTCGGAGAGCAGGCGCTGGCCACTCTGCCCGAAATTCACCATATCTTTATTACGCCCAATTCGCTGATGGCGTCCCAGCGCTTCGATGCGCTGGTCTACCTGAGCCGCAAAGAGACCGAACACGCCCTGGTTGACGATCCCGATTTTTACATCGCGTCGATGTCGACCCGCGTCGTCTCCTATAAAGGGTTGATCATGCCGACCCATATCAAAGAGTTCTACCCCGATTTGCAAAACGAGAAATTTAAAATCTCGTTTGCGCTGTTCCATCAGCGCTTTTCGACGAATACCCTTCCCAAATGGCGTCTTGCCCAGCCTTTCCGCGCAGTCGCCCACAATGGGGAAATCAATTCGGTCGAAGCGAACCGCTTCAACGTCGCGGTCAAATCCGAGTCGATCAAAAGCGACGTGTTTACGGCCGAAGAGATCGAGCGCCTTCTGCCGATTCTTCAGCCGGGAGGTTCGGACAGTGCCAGCGCCGACAATTTCTTTGAGTTCCTGATCGTCAACGGGATGGACTTTTTCAAAGCGGCGCGGGCCGTCATCCCCGCACCGTGGCAGAACGCTCCGCACATGGACCCCGAGCTGCGCGCATTCTACGAATACCACTCGACCGTGTTCGAAGCGTGGGACGGTCCTGCGGCGTTCTCCCTTACCGACGGACGCTACATCGGGTGTGTACTCGACCGTAACGGGCTTCGTCCTTCCAAATACATCATTACCGACGACGATACGCTCCTCATCGCGAGCGAATACGGTGTTATCGATATTCCCGAAGAGAACATCAAGGAACGGGGACGCCTCCAGTCGGGACAGATGATCGGGCTTGACCTCAAATTCGGGAAAGTGCTTAAAGACGAGGACATCAACAATTACCTCAAAAGCTCCAACCCGTACATGAAATGGCTCAACGATCATATGATCTACCTGCAAGAGCACGTCGAAGAGCAGTACGTCACCCGCTGCGACTACGATGCCGCCAACCTGGTCGCCCGCCAGCGCTTTTACAACATCACCCAGGAAGTGGTCGAGCAGGTGATCGAGCCGATGATCCGCGACGGCAAGGAAGCAGTCGGATCGATGGGAGACGACACGCCTCTTGCCGCGTTCAGCACCGTACAGCGCAGTTTCAGCGACTATTTCAAACAGCGCTTCGCACAGGTGACCAACCCGCCGATCGACCCGATCCGTGAAAAAGTGGTTATGAGCCTCAACACCGGCTTCGGCGAAACTCATAATATTCTTGATGAGATCCCAAGCCATGCCCATCGCCTCAAGGCGACGTCGCCGGTCATCACCCGTGAAAAACTCGACGTCCTCAAATCATTCGGGGATAAAAACTCTCCGCGATTCGAGCCGTTTTACGCAAACCGCACGTTCTCGACGGCCTACAAAGGTTCTTTGAAACCGGCTCTTGAAGCGTTGGTGGACGAAGTGGTTAAAGCAGTCCGCGAAGAGGGGATCCGTATCGTGATCCTTGACGACGCCGGTTTCGATGCCGAACACAAAACGATTCCGATGCTGATGGCGGTAGGGCGCCTGAGCCGTGCGTTGCTGGATGAAAAAATCCGCCACCTCACCTCGATCGTCGCCTGTACGAGCGAAGTAGTCGATTCTCACGGTGCTGCAACGCTTATCGCCTACGGGGCAAGCGCCGTTTATCCTTCGCTTTTGTTTGCGACCGTGGCGGCGCACCTGGATGAGCACGGCAAAGAGATCAGCTGTTCCGAAGCGTTCAAGTCGGTCCATCACGCCATCAATTCCGGATTGCTCAAAATCATGTCCAAAATGGGTATTTCGACGATCGCGTCGTATCGCAATTCCGGTCTTTTCGACGTCATGGGACTCAGCCGCGAGATGGTCGAGGAGTGTTTCGGCGACTCGCACGTCCTTATTCCGGGGCTGACGTACGACGACATCGACGCGCGTCTTGAACGTAACCACAAAGAGGCGTTCGCCGCAGGCGGGTTCAATCGGATGTTCCCGCTTAAAATCGGTGGCTTCTATAAATTCTACAACGGGCAGGAACACCACGATTTCAGCCCCGACGTAATCCATGCGATTCATCGCGTTTCGAAAACAGGAAAAAGGGAAGACTTCGACCGCCTCAGTGCACTGGTCAACGGCCGCGGTCTGAAATTTATCCGCGACTTTTTCGAATTCAAATCCGACAGAGCACCGATCGACATCAGCGAAGTCGAGCCCAAAGAGGCAATCTTCAAGCGGTTCGCTTCCGCGGCGATGTCGCTGGGATCGATCTCTCCCGAAGCGCATGAATGCCTGGCGGTAGCCATGAACACCATCGGGGCACAGTCCAACTCGGGTGAGGGCGGCGAAGACGCGGCGCGTTTCGGAACCCTCAAAAATTCGAAAATCAAACAGGTCGCATCGGGACGTTTTGGGGTTACTCCCGCATACCTTCGCAGCGCCGAAGAGATCCAGATCAAAATTGCCCAGGGGGCCAAGCCCGGAGAAGGAGGACAGCTTCCGGGGCACAAAGTCAGCGGCCTGATCGCCCGATTGCGCTATACGATGCCGGGCGTCACACTGATTTCGCCTCCGCCGCACCACGATATCTATTCGATCGAGGATCTGGCACAGCTCATTTTCGACATGAAACAGGTCAATCCTGATGCAACGGTGGCGGTCAAACTCGTCTCCGCAGCGGGTGTCGGTACGATCGCGGCAGGGGTTGCCAAAGCCTATGCCGATAAAATCATCATCTCCGGCGGCGACGGCGGTACCGGTGCGGCTCCGCTTACGTCGATCAAATTTGCGGGGAACCCTTGGGAACTGGGCCTCTCCGAAGCCCATAACGCCCTCAAAGCGAACAACCTCCGCGGACTCGTCCACGTTCAGACCGACGGCGGGCTCAAAACGGGGACCGATATCGTCAAAGCGGCCCTTCTGGGTGCCGAGAGCTATGCGTTCGGTACGGGTGCGCTGACCATTATCGGATGTAAGATGCTCCGTATCTGTCACGTCAACAAATGTTCCGTCGGGGTTGCGACGCAAAACGAAAAACTCCGCAAAGAGTATTTCACCGGAACGGTCGATCAGTTGATCAACTATTTCACCTACCTCGCTGAAGACGTGCGCAAAATCATGGCGCAGCTCGGATACCGCACGATGGAAGAACTGATCGGGCGTAGCGACCTTCTCCGCGTCGTGGATGATGAATTCGCGAAAAAATTCGATTTCAGCTCCGTCCTCCACCGCGAAGAGGGGGTTAATACCTGCCAGTCGCGCTCAAACGAGCCCTTCGACGACAACGCGTTCGAGAAAAAAGTTCTCGCCGAAGTGATGGATGCGATCAAACATCCCGAACGCGGAGTTCGCGTTGTCCGTGACATCTGTAACCTCAACCGGAGTTTCGGTGCCCGTATCAGCGGTGAAATCGCACAGTATTACGGAGATGCGGGGCTTAAAGAGGATACGATCCGCATCGATCTTAAAGGGATCGCCGGTCAGGCCCTCGGCGCTTTCTTGATCAACGGCGTGTCGATCCGTCTGGACGGCGTGGCGAACGACTACATCGGTAAAGGGATGCACGGCGGTAAAATCGTCATCAAGTCCCAGAATCAGGGAGAGGCGTTCAGTGCCGGCGGTAATACGTGTCTTTACGGCGCAACAGGCGGTAAACTCTTTATTGCCGGTTCGGTCGGAGAGCGTTTCGCGGTTCGTAACTCGGGTGCGCTTGCCATCGTCGAAGGGACGGGTGACAATGCGTGCGAATACATGACCGGCGGTGTCGCCGTCATCCTCGGTAAAACGGGAATCAACTTCGGTGCTGGGATGACGGGAGGGTTTGCGTTCGTGTACGACGCCGACCACAGTTTCGTTGAAAACGTCAACCGCGAGCTGGTCGACGCGTTGCGGATCGATACCGATGACGGCGACGAAGCGCGCCACTACCTCAAACGTCTCCTCAAAGAGTACGTTACCGAGACCGAGAGCGAAAAAGCGAAAGAACTATTGAAAAATTTCCGTGTCGAGATCCGTAATTTCTGGCTCGTACGCCCGAAAAACCTAACCAAACTCCCACTCAATCCGGACAAAGGGGACTAA
- a CDS encoding Rrf2 family transcriptional regulator has protein sequence MAMLSSKAIYGLAAMHVLSHAPYGRAMQVREIAAMTKISHGYLEQLLSMLRRNHLLNSTRGASGGYKLARPPHEIEVLEIIEALEGPFYKIDGNVGSSLILEYFWGDIEEKMRRLFGMKLSEIDQAYQPYHYDI, from the coding sequence ATGGCGATGCTCTCTTCCAAGGCGATTTACGGTCTGGCCGCCATGCATGTCCTCTCCCATGCCCCTTACGGCCGTGCGATGCAGGTACGCGAAATCGCAGCGATGACGAAAATATCCCACGGCTATCTCGAACAGCTTTTGTCGATGCTGCGCCGCAATCATCTGCTCAACAGTACACGGGGAGCAAGCGGCGGATACAAACTCGCGCGCCCTCCGCATGAAATCGAAGTGCTCGAAATCATCGAGGCGTTGGAAGGACCGTTTTACAAAATCGACGGGAATGTCGGATCGAGCCTGATCCTTGAGTATTTCTGGGGCGATATCGAAGAGAAGATGCGCCGCCTTTTCGGAATGAAGCTTTCCGAAATCGATCAGGCGTACCAGCCTTATCATTACGACATCTAA